In one Candidatus Polarisedimenticolaceae bacterium genomic region, the following are encoded:
- a CDS encoding TolC family protein, translated as MRVVAAILFATSLGHAADPPPANLAAMLAELDAANPDLLAGIARAQGAREVPERRQALPEPKLSVSYTNDSLDRLTLGSSEFSNVTVGWEQDVPRRSVRDAASGVAKADATIASLSVESMRARLRARVIGLYADLYRLDRTAAFLGETGEILATELAAARARYESGMGTQESLLRAQTAKRRLDVQLEETARDRRDVELELCATLGRDAGAAIGAAASLPSATLPADATSLANAGSDSSPFVREAAGRTARAEAALTEAKSAGKPELSWLAAYQYRGGLDPMVVGGISLRLPVWKSRDQARGIVQSEADLTAARHDRDAAALRARAETLAAVNDVASADRRLVLYREALIPEDVAGLEAARAQLSAGRSELGVVLDALNRLLADRRDATDLEAARLQTLARLEAATGTTIVEVTP; from the coding sequence ATGAGAGTCGTTGCCGCAATCCTGTTCGCCACGTCGCTCGGCCATGCCGCCGATCCGCCGCCCGCGAATCTCGCCGCGATGCTCGCCGAGCTCGACGCAGCGAATCCCGACCTGCTCGCGGGAATCGCGCGCGCGCAGGGCGCGCGGGAAGTGCCCGAGAGGCGGCAAGCGCTCCCGGAGCCGAAGCTCTCGGTCTCGTACACGAACGACAGTCTCGATCGGCTGACGCTCGGCAGCTCGGAGTTCTCGAACGTCACGGTCGGCTGGGAGCAGGACGTCCCGCGGAGGAGCGTGCGCGACGCGGCGTCGGGTGTCGCGAAGGCGGACGCCACGATCGCGAGCCTGTCGGTCGAGTCGATGCGTGCACGTCTTCGGGCGCGCGTGATCGGCCTGTACGCCGATCTTTACCGGCTCGATCGGACGGCGGCTTTTCTCGGGGAGACGGGAGAGATCCTCGCGACCGAGCTTGCGGCGGCGAGGGCACGCTACGAGTCGGGAATGGGGACGCAGGAGAGCCTGTTGCGCGCGCAGACCGCGAAGCGCCGGCTGGATGTGCAGCTCGAAGAGACCGCCCGTGACCGGCGCGATGTCGAGCTGGAGCTCTGCGCGACCCTCGGGCGCGACGCTGGAGCCGCCATCGGTGCGGCGGCGTCGCTGCCTTCCGCGACGCTCCCCGCGGATGCGACGTCGCTCGCGAATGCGGGGTCGGACTCCTCGCCCTTCGTCCGCGAAGCCGCGGGGCGGACCGCGCGTGCCGAGGCGGCGTTGACCGAAGCCAAGTCCGCCGGGAAGCCCGAGCTCTCCTGGCTCGCCGCGTACCAGTACCGCGGCGGGCTCGATCCGATGGTCGTCGGCGGGATCTCCTTGCGCCTCCCGGTGTGGAAGTCGCGGGACCAGGCACGCGGGATCGTCCAGTCCGAGGCCGATCTGACCGCCGCGCGCCACGACCGCGACGCGGCCGCCCTCAGGGCCCGCGCCGAGACGCTCGCGGCGGTCAACGACGTCGCCTCGGCCGACCGACGCCTCGTCCTCTACCGCGAGGCGTTGATTCCCGAGGACGTGGCAGGGCTCGAGGCCGCGCGCGCGCAGCTTTCGGCGGGGCGGTCCGAGCTGGGCGTGGTCCTCGATGCCCTCAACCGTCTTCTCGCCGACCGCCGCGACGCGAC